One Ciconia boyciana chromosome 20, ASM3463844v1, whole genome shotgun sequence DNA window includes the following coding sequences:
- the TTC12 gene encoding tetratricopeptide repeat protein 12 isoform X5 yields the protein MANAEAVNTDGFLAILEQDAKERAKQRKRNEHLANALKGKGNDAFRKGDYVIAIQRYTEGLEKLKDKQELYTNRAQAYLKIHEYEKAIGDCEWALKCNEKCIKAYFLMGKTHLALKRYSESRQCYEKILQIDPQKESLFKDCMNEVNLEEKRTQDEERAMSEVQSGKLATLFIKELLQKLDRPDQNILYYTGGIRLLTGAVKDCTEQTLFRTNNGFSILKDNEIVRRGFCAERKNTAEVDLSVSLLVLWQAVCAGNEENQRLLLTHPDVNAQLPKLLSSGVSEIQKETLALISLYLENENGRRLLVRHQDLTKWLQILMTFVNSTDARASSAMNILSDLTEEERFRTQCRVMLSTGVLPLFTHLMTSAKLVNQAALARCIGIMGNLCADVVIRMQMAECKECWQACLKLVDEYFDVSTPKYQECLFAVLGLIMNLLLESNVIIQYFAVDISGRCMSLLRDKDERIVTRAIGVLSRILPASSSATEEVVKRGVVKKMIKFLKAGGQITSNYGIKTLSICTRSNRQAQEDLVKSDKRFNVLLKLLDSENEMIVGNAAFCLGQCLVVPGAATSLLNSNVVMILLKHAGGDATRPLVQKNAAIALGKLCVAEPRHIFQLRKLNGLAILNSSMKYVHSI from the exons ATGGCAAATGCAGAGGCAGTGAACACAG ATGGCTTTCTGGCAATTTTGGAACAGGATGCAAAAGAACGAGctaaacagaggaagagaaatgaaCACTTAGCAAATG CtctgaaagggaagggaaacGATGCCTTCAGGAAAGGAGACTATGTCATAGCCATTCAGAGATACACTGAGGGtctggaaaaactgaaagataAGCAGGAACTTTACACAAACAGAGCACAG GCCTACCTGAAGATACATGAGTATGAAAAAGCCATTGGTGACTGTGAATGGGCATTAAAG tgcaatgaaaaatgtattaaagcCTATTTTCTAATGGGAAAAACTCACCTGGCACTTAAGCGCTACAGTGAG TCCAGGCAGTGTTATGAGAAGATCTTACAAATCGATCCCCAAAAGGAAAGCCTATTTAAAG ACTGTATGAACGAGGTaaacttggaggaaaaaagaacgCAAGATGAAGAGAGAGCAATGAGCGAAGTTCAGTCTGGCAAGCTTGCCACTCTGTTCATAAAAGAACTGCTGCAGAAACTTGATAGGCCTGACCAGAATATCCTCTACTATACAGGAGGGATCAGACTTTTGACAGGAGCCGTGAAAGATT GCACTGAGCAAACTTTATTTAGAACAAACAATGGGTTCAGTATCCTCAAAGACAACGAGATTGTAAGACG GGGCTTctgtgcagagagaaaaaacactgctGAAGTGGATctgtctgtttctcttcttgtcCTTTGGCAAGCTGTCTGCGCTGGGAATG aagaaaatcagcGTCTTCTGTTGACTCACCCTGATGTGAATGCACAGCTGCCGAAACTGCTTTCTTCTGGGGTATCGGAGATCCAAAAGGAGACATTGGCACTAATTTCTCTTTACTTGGAGAATGAGAATGGGAGGAGACTGCTGGTCAGGCACCAGGACCTAACCAA atgGCTGCAGATTTTGATGACGTTTGTCAACAGCACTGATGCCAGGGCTAGCAGTGCCATGAACATACTATCTGATTTAACTGAAGAGGAAAG GTTCAGAACCCAGTGCCGTGTCATGCTTTCCACAGGTGTTTTACCTTTATTCACCCACTTAATG ACCTCTGCCAAGCTGGTGAACCAGGCAGCCCTTGCCCGTTGCATTGGCATCATGGGGAATCTGTGTGCAGATGTAGTCATTCGAATGCAGATGGCCGAGTGCAAAGAGTGCTGGCAAGCGTGCTTAAAGCTTGTG GATGAATACTTTGATGTCAGCACACCCAAATACCAGGAGTGTTTGTTTGCAGTGCTGGGCCTAATAATGAACTTACTGCTTGAATCAAATGTGATCATCCAG TACTTTGCTGTGGACATAAGTGGCAGGTGCATGTCTCTCCTCAGGGATAAGGATGAAAGGATTGTGACA AGAGCCATTGGAGTGCTAAGTCGCATCCTGCCAGCATCCTCCTCGGCGACAGAAGAAGTAGTGAAAAGAGGGGTGGTGAAGAAAATGATTAAATTCttgaaa GCTGGAGGACAGATCACATCCAATTATGGTATAAAGACCCTTTCCATTTGCACCAGAAGTAATAGACAAGCTCAAGAAGATCTAGTGAAGTCAGATAAAA GGTTCAATGTGCTGCTGAAGCTCTTGGACTCAGAGAATGAAATGATTGtgggaaatgctgctttctgccttggCCAGTGCCTTGTAGTTCCTGGAGCAGCAACGTCCTTACTGAATTCCAATGTTGTGATGATTTTGTTGAAACATGCTGGTGGTGATGCTACAAGACCTTTAGTGCAGAAGAATGCAGCAATTGCTCTGGGGAAGCTTTGTGTTGCTGAACCAAG